The sequence GTTTTCGCATAACGAGATTGGATGGAGATTCCTTCTGCTGTTTGCCAAAGGGAAATGGACTTGGGATCCGGTTTTCCTTCGCTAAAAGAAAGGGGAGTATTTGCAAAATTAGGTTTGTTCATGTTTATTTCCCGATCCATTTGGTTTGGGCTTTTTCCATAAATTCTACGATGTTTCGTTTCATATGGATGAAGTCGTCGATTCCGAGTGATTCTGCTTGGGTGATTAAGTCTTTGGGATACCCTGCCAGAAGTTTCCAAGAATTGGTGAGTTGGGATTTCATTTCCGAGACAAATTCGGGAAGGTAGGTCGCATACTCTTCGTCAGACGAACAAAGGACAACGATTTCGCATCCTTGTTCTTTGGCCTTCGCCACTCCTTCTTTCACAGAAGCAAATCCTAAGTTGTCTATGATTTCATACCCAAGGCAACCGAGGAAATTGGAACTAAAACCAGCACGAGCTTTTCGCATGGTCAGATCCCCAATGGAGAGTAAAAAAACTTTCGGAAGTTTTTTCCCTGCTGCCACATGATTATCTGTGAGATTTCTCCATTTGTCAAATTCAAAGGAGAGACGAACCGGTAGAAGTGGCAAATAGGTACTTTGTTTTTTCGTAGCGATTTGTTCGTTTGTTCTTTCTAAGGAAGTTTTTAGTTCTGGATGTCTTTCGGACGCGAGAGGGTATTGGTTGGTTCCGAGTAATATTTCTTTTTTGTTGGCAAGAGCGTTTCTTTTTTTCTCTGCACGGACACTAATTTCTTTTTGGATGGTCCCTTTTTTCAGTGCTTCTCCAAACCCACCCTCTTTTTCCAAAGTTTGGAATTGGGCCCAAGCAGTTTCTGCCAGTTTTTTTGTGAGCACTTCTAAGTAATAGGATCCAGCAGCTGGGTCCTCCACTTTGTCGAGGAAGGATTCGTATCGAAGTAGGAGTTGGGAATTCCTTGCGATTCGTTTGCCTAACTCTTGTTGTGCGGAGTATTCGGAATCAAATGGCAAAACGGTCACAAAGTCAGCCCCACCCATTACGGCAGACATGGCAGAAGTGGTTCCTCTTAACATATTCACATGTGGGTCATAGGCCGTGAATTGAAAATGGGAGGTTCTTGCGACAATTAGGGCAGGAAGAGATTCCCCAAGTCCAACTTGATAAGCATTTAAGATTTCTGTCCAAAGGATGCGGAATGCACGGAATTTTGCAATTTCTGTGAAATAGTCCGAACCAATTCCCATCCAAAACCAAAGGTTGGAACTTGCGTCTTCAATGGAAACACCTGCATTTAAATGGCGGTTTAAATAATCCACTCCCCAAGATAGAGAGTATGCTAGTTCTTGGCCAATGGAGGCACCTGCATCCCGAAGAAAATAACTATGAATGCCCACTCCCGCAAAACCTTTGGTTCCAGAAAGAGAGGCAAAGGATTTGTTAATGGTATTTTCTTCGGTTCCTAATTCTCCGTTTTTTAAAGCAGATCCATATGGATCAAAGTCACCGAGTACAATGTTATGCGAAGAGCTGAGTTTCTTTAAAGAGTCGGAAAAGGAAGGTGTTTTTTCTTCTAAAGAAACTACCAAAGGTAGATTCCCAGTGAGAGCTGCTAACCTTTCTAAGTCTGCAGAAGATCCAATTTTTAATCCTGGTTTAAGGGGAGTTTGTCCACTGGCAACAAGGACCACTGCATCTGCCCCTTTTTTGGAAAGGTCAGTGAGTTCGGATTCTGCAGTTACGGTCTCTGTGACATGCCAACCGGGTTTTCTTTTATATACTCGGGGGAGTTCGGGAAGGTCTTCTTTGCGGTAGAAGGGTTCAATTCTGAAACCTTCTTCTGTTTCCCAAGTGACTTTGTCCCAAGGACTGCCTTTTAAATCTTTTAGGATTTGGTTTTTCCAATCCTCAGTGGAAACTTCAGGGAAGTCTGAAAATAAAAATTCGTTCAATTTATTCCTCTACGATTTGGTAATCTTCCATATACCCAGGGAAGTCGCCTAACCCACGTGTGAAGGTGAATTTTGCCGGATAAACAACTAGTCGTCTGCCTGATTGTAAAAACGTACCTGACATTAACGTAAAAGGGGAAGCTACAATAAAAGCAGCAGTTCCTAATACGGTTCCTGCAAGTCCCATCGGGCGCGCTAAAATCAAATCAATCAACATTTCGCCACCAGAGGGCACTTCTCTTGCGGATAAAGTTTGGGTCCATAAGAGACAAATTAAGAAAAGGATGGACAAGGGTCGTGTTTGTTTCATAGGCTGATCACTCGGGCTTTCATCTGATGAAATCTCGAGAATGATATCCCTGTAAAGTAAGAAATATGGCTAAAGAAATTGTTTTGTTTGTTCTCTATTCTATTGTGCATCTTTTTGCGATCGCAACGATCACAAAAGAAGATGTTTTGTATCTCCCTTCGAAAATTATTCCCATACTGATTCTGAATGTAGCCCTCTTTCGCTACTTCCCCAGTTTGGGAAAACGGGGCAAATTGATTGCGATTGGCCTTGTGTTTTCACTTTTTGGAGATAGTTTTTTAGCATTACCTAAACAGGGATATTTTGTTTTTGGGCTCGGGTCTTTTCTGATTGCACAATTGATTTACTCTTACGCTTTTACCTTGGATTCTAAAATCAAACCCATCCTTGCCATTCCCTTTTTACTTTTTGGGTGCTCCTTTTTTCTAATACTGGTGCCAAAGTTAGGATCCCTACTTGTTCCTGTTGGAGTTTATATCTCCGCCATTTGCCTAATGGGTTGGCGTGCTGCTGCTAGGAATTCCAACTCCAAAGCTTTTTATTTAGGTTTGGTAGGTGCATTGGTTTTTATTCTCTCAGATTCGATCATTGCCTATTCGATGTTTCTAAAACCTGATATGGACAGATTTACCGCTTCTATGGGAATTATGGTAACGTATTATATTGCACAACTATTGATTTACTCTGCGACAAAGGTCGAAGAGATTGATCATCAAACCCTGAAAAATACTTGATTCACCTACCACTCACGAGTATCGTACTTATGGTTTTTAAAAACCAGGGAATGGGATTATGAAATCGCTAAAAAAAACATCCTTTATTGAAGCAGTTGCGGCTGCGATTGAACATGAGGTTCAATGTTTCAATTTTTATCTAAAACTTTCCGAAAGTTTGCCAGAAGGTCAAATCAGAGAATTATTCAGTCAACTTGCGTTAGATGGTGATGAACATATTAAATTCATCAAAGAAATCTATAAAAGTGCAGAAGGGAAGGAACTTCCTAACTTAAAACAACTTTCTGAAATTGAAAAATTTCATTCTTCCACTATCCAAAAGGTAATGGAAAGACTGGATCGAAACAAAAACGAAGAAGTCAAAGCAGACGAAAGAAAAGCGTTAGAACTTGCCATCAGAGAAGGGGAAGACGCACGTAATTTTTATGCGACGATTCGTAATAAGTTCCAAGATCCAAAAATCAATTTGTTATTCCAAAAGTTGGCAAATTTTAATGAATCCAACAATTCATTGTTAGAAGCACAAGCCATGGCAATGGAACAGTCGGCACCTGCTGACCAAGTTTTCTATTGGGAAGATGAGGAACTTTTGGAGCAGGTGAATCGTTCTGCAAAAGCCGCTTCAAAACCAAAAGTGACGAAACCGGCATCAAAACCACAAACAGTAAAAACAAAACCTTCGGCTAAAAAAACTTCTAAACCGGCAAACAAGAAGTCGGCGAAAAAAGCCGCTAAAAAGGCAGTGAAAAAAGCTGTTAAAAAAGCAAAACCAGCGAAGAAAAAAGGTAAGAAAAAATAGTGAAATACCAAGTAACTCATACATTTCCCGTTTCCCTTGAAAAACTTTTACATGCAAGGGAGGAAAGATACAAACATCTAGATCAGTTTCCTGATTTAAAAAATGTAACTTTGTTAGAAGAAACTAAAGAGGGGAATATCATTCGCCAAAAACGAAAGGTGAGTTTGGAAGGATCCATGCCTGCCGTACTTTCGGCAGCTCTCAATGACCTTTCGCTTTTGGAAGAATCTACTTTTGATATTACTACCAACACTCATGAATTTAAAATCTCTCCTCCAGGGAAAGACAATGTATTTGTGATCAAAGGAAAAAGTAAATACGAAGCGAATGGGGCAGAGTCGAAACGTTCTTACGATGTGGATGTAGTTTCTAGTCTTCTATTTGTCTCGCCCATTGTAGAAAAGGCCATTGAAGAAATTCACAAACATAGTTTAGAAAAAGACAGAAAATCCATCGCCAAATTTTTGGGGGTTGAATCCTAAGTAGAAGTGAAGTCTTCTTCTCCTACTTTTTTACGATCTGTTTTAGAACTCAATTTGACGATCCTCATTATGGGGAACGTCACTTTGTTTGCCAAACTCCTTCCCTTTCCTGCTGTCACAATTATCTCTGGTCGTGCACTGTTTTCTGTTCTTATCCTTGGTTTGTTTTTTTGGATTCGGGGAAAGTCAGTCTCCTATCGCAGTTTTAAAGACTTTTCGTTTGTATTTGGGATTGGGATTTTATTTGCTCTGCATTGGGTTACGTATTTTCACTCCATCCAGGTTTCCACTGTGGCAGTGGGGATGTTGTCACTTTTCACCTATCCTGTGTTTTCTGCTATCTTAGAACCAATGTTTGGTGGAAAACGTCCCGACCCTTTTGCTTTCTTTCTCGCCTGTTTCTCTTTTTTTGGACTTTTTTTAATTGTACCTGATCTATCTTGGGACAACCAAATGTTCCAAGGAGTTGTTTGGGGAGTGGTCTCTGCAGTTCTCTATGCCATTCGCAATTTGCTTACCAAAGAAATGCATGTACATTATCCGAGTGCCCAAATTCTTTTTACCCAACTGATTGCCACAAGCCTTGTCCTCCTTCCTTTTGCGGATGGTCTTTTTGTGATGCTTGCAGAACCCAAATACCTAGTATTCCAAGTGGTTCTTGCGGGAGTGTTTACTTCTCTTGCACATACCATTTGGATTCGTAGTTTGTCCAATTTGTCTGTCACAACGGCTGGGACTTTGTCAACACTAAGTCCCATTTACGGGAGTTTGGCGGCCTGGTATTTTTTGGGAGAAGTTCCACCCGATAGGCTTTGGTTAGGTGGTGGTGTGATTCTTTTTTGTGCAATTTTAGAAGTATTTCGAAAACAAGCGGAGAGTGGGAAAAGAGAAGAGGAGAAATTGATTTAAGAATTCTCCTCTTTCCTAAAGAGATGTTTAAACTTAAATTTTTGGACTGTATTTTGCCAGTAACTCTTCCAAAATTTTGGGAGGAGTTTCAAAATACGGATGGTCTCGAAATATTTCTTGGTACTCAAGTCTTTTGAAATCTTCGTATTCACAATGTAGTTCTTCCACCTGTTCTTTTAGGCGGCGAAGGAGTGGCATAGAAAAACGAGGATTCGTAGGATCGATCCATCCATTGTTTTGAAAACTTTTCATTTTTTTGGAACAACGACAGGGATTTTTTTCATTTATGAGTCCACATTTATCATCCATAAATGTATAGAGATCTTTTCTGGCTCGACTCAATCGTTTGCGAAAAGCTTCATTTGATATTTCTAGTAGTTCCGAACTTTCACGATCACTTAGTCCCATTAAGTCGGCTAGAATAAGAGCGATCCGTTGTTCTCTGTCCAAACAAAGTAACATCCCCAAAGTACAAGAGGCCTTTGCTTCTTCTATTAAAACTAAGTTTTCTGGCCGAGAAAGTTCGTTTGCCGGGATTTCAATATTTGGCATTTTTTCCAGTTCGTTTGCGTAATCCGAAAAACCAGTTGTTATTTCTTCCAGTCGTCCTCGTTTCCCATTTAACGCGTGATTTATGGAAATACGATAGGCCCATGTTTTAAAGCTGGCTCGTGTTGGATCATATGCGGCAAGGTTCGTTGCAATTTTTAGAAGCACTTCTTGGGTATGATCTTCCGCTTCCTGTGGATTTAATAAAATACGACGAATGACATTATAAATCCAAGATTGTACTTTGGAAAGTAGAGATTCCAAAGCACGGCGGTCTCCCGTCCGTGCCCTTTCGATGAGGTTTAGTTCTTCTTCACTACTTGTTTTCATTAGAGTGTTTGCCGTTCAAACATTTCAAAGACCAAAGTCTGTTTCATCAAGGCGAAAAATTCTTTTCCCGTTTCTGAGTTCTGTAGTGTCTCTCCTGCCTTATGGCAATCTTCTACATTTTCCCAGTATAAAAGATCCAAAAGAATTCCTTCTCTGGTTTTGGATCGGAATGCTCGCCATGCCAAAAATCCTGGTTGGCTTTGCAAAAGTGGTAACATTTGTTTCCGCATCTGGTGATATTTTTCTGTATCTTCAATGGCACATTCTACGATGGCGATTTCAATCGCAGTCGTTTGTGGTAAACTTTCCAGGGTTAATAAATCTTGGCCTTGGCTTTTTAAACTTTCTAACATAATCAGTGTTTCCTTAGAGGGTTTTCGACCTCTGTATTGGATACACAAATAAAGGAGAGTTGTGACAGAACTGGGAAAAAAATTCTTCTAGAAGTTCCCTTTTGTAATTTGCTTCTCATGGATTCATTAACAAAACTATTATCTTTTCCTACATTTCTGTTTGACAATCCTCTCGTTTTCTAGTCTCTACTATCCTCTTGTAGAAATAATATATTTCTACAAGAGGAGTTCGTTGTGAAAAAAATTAGTCTCATTTTGGCGTTAGCAGTCTCTATTACCGTTTTTCATTGTAAGTCGGGCGATCAAGCTACCCTTGAAGATTCGAGGACGATCTTAGAGGGGAATTGGATTTTAACAAACAATTGCACCAAAGACCCAAGTCCAAATGCCACCGCATGGCTTGTCATCAGCAACAACCGGGATATCAAATCTTGTTATAAAAAAACTAGTTCTGTTGTGAAGGGATCACTCATCAAACAAAGTGAAGGAAACTACAATATCGATTGGTCAGAAGGTCCTGCATCAACTGCACAATATCCGGTGGGTGGCCCTTTGAACTTATTTGGAATGACTACAGAAGGAGTTACGGTTTGTTATACTCGTGTTAAGAGTGCCAAACAAAACCCTCCAACATTTTGTAAGTAGTGAAAAAAGTTTTGTTACAAATAGAGTTTTGTTGTTAAGATGAAACTCCCCGCGCCACCGATGGTAGCGGAAATCCTTTCGCAAAGCGAAAGATTGGAGCGGACAGCGGGATCGCCTAATGGACAGTATGTGAAAACTGACCCCCACTGGCGAGGTGCCCGCAAAATTTACCAAAAAAACAAAATCATTCGTGTAAGAGGTGGATGACTTGGATTAGTTTTTCTTGGACTTCTTTGGCAATTTTTTCGAGTTCAGGATTTTGGACCAGTTTGGTCATGGTCATAGGATCAAAGATGGAAACTTTGGTTTCACCGTTTTTTTCTTCGGTGACCACTACGTTGCAGGGAAGTAATAATCCAATTTCGTCTGCGGTTTGGAGGGCTTTGTGCGCAAAACCAGGGTTACATGCTCCAAGGATGGTGTAACGTTTGAAATCCACTCCAATTTTTTCTTTGAGAGTGTTTTTGACATCGATGGTGGTAAGAACCCCGAAACCTTCTTTTTTTAAGGCTTCGGTTGTGTCGGCGATAGTTTCTTCAAAACTTTTTTTTCTGTGAACAGTGAGTCCTAACATAAATCCTCCGCTGGGTCTATACCCCATAGGGTATATGGGATCAAGGAACTTGCAAGAGAATTTTACTTAAGTGAGGAAAAAGATCATTCTTTTTTAGGAAGTTTTTGCATTTCTTCCACGCTGGGAAGTTGTTTTGACATAAAACGGATTTCCCCAGAGGCATTGAGGAGAAAGTATTGGGGGAGAGGTTCTGTTTTTAGAGAAGCAAATCTGTCATCCAAAATCAATGATTGGAATTCTGGTTCCCTTGGGGTGTAGTTGAGGAGAACATAAGTGCCAAGGTCTGGTTTCCCTTCGCCGCATTCCAAACCTTGCAACATTTCGCATCGGGATTTGGTGACAGCAAGGAGGATGAGTTTTCCTTCTCTGGAGGCTTGTCCAAAAGCAAAGGATTTGTTGTGGCCCCAGTGAATTTCTTGGCTAACCATTTCGTTGATTTTAATATAACCAAACACAAGTAATAAAATGAAAAGTGGCATGGATAAAAAACCAAGTAGGTAAAAAACACGGGAATATTTCTGCATACAAGGCAATGGAAACGAAACACCCAGTTCCCGCCAAGTTGAATTTTTCATTGTTTATAAACAAAGAAAGTTTAAAAAAAACTACACCTCTTTATTCCCATAACAAATCTGGTTTAAAGAGAGAAACCTTAGGAGAAATTAATGGAGATTTGGTATACCGAAAAATTGGAATTAGAAAAAGGGCGAGCTGTGAGTTACCGGGTAACAAAAACAATCGAAAGCCTACAATCTCCGTTCCAGAAAATCGATATTTTTGAAACACAATCCTTTGGACGAATGTTTACACTTGATGGTGTAACAATGGTTACTAACAAAGATGAACATTCTTATCATGAAATGATTGCCCATATCCCAATGATGAGTCATCCCAATCCGGAATCAGTCCTTGTGATCGGTGGGGGAGACGGGGGAACCGTTCGTGAAGTTTTAAAACACCCATCTGTCAAAGAAGTTGTGTTATGCGAGATTGACAAAGCGGTTGTAGATATTAGTTATAAGTATTTTCCTGAATGTGCTGATGCAATGAAAGATCCAAAGGTAATTCATCATTATGATGACGGAGCTAAATTTGCTCGTGATAACAAAGGTCGTTTTGATGTGATCCTTGTGGATTCTAGTGATCCTGTGGGTCCTGCGGAAGTTTTATTCAAAGAGCCGTTTTTTCGAGATATGGCAAGTGCCTTAAAACCAACGGGAATCATTGCCACACAAGCAGAATCTTTTTGGTATCATGGAGATGTGATCTCTTCCCTCTTTGATTTTATTCCAAAAATTTTTCCGGAGTATGGTTACTATTACACAACCATTCCTACGTATCCTTCTGGAATCATTGGATTTACTTTTTTATCGAATGCAATTGATCCTTATTCGGTAACACCAGATCCAAAACGAGTTCCTAAAGGCCTTAAATATTACAGTCCTGAAATTCACAAAGCGGCTTTTGTTCTTCCTGAATTTGCAAAAGCTTATATCAAAAGAAAAGGCTAAAACTTTGTGAAAAAGATTCCTTCCTTCTTTTTCCTTCTCTTTGTTTTTTTCTTCCTTGAGTCTCATATTCTTTGGGCCCAGGAAACAAAAGCAACGAAGTTGGAATTAGAAGCGGAATCCTATGAGGAACGTGGTTACAAAAAAAAGGCAGAGGAACTCCGTTCCAAGGTAAAACGGATTCGCGAAAATCAGTTTCGCGAGAAACAGGTAGAACCGAATTTTCCTATCACATCCAATATCCCCGCAACAAACAATGGTAATGTTATTTTTAACCAAGGAACTTGGGAGATAGGATTCAGAGTTTTAGGACAGGTTGGCTATTTTACTTCCGGAAATGATTGGGCCGATGATAATGGACGCATCGCATTTCAAGCAGGTACACCGTACTTTCCTCGTTCGGCGATTGGTTATCAAAATATTCGAACCCTCCCATTTACTTATGACATAGAAAAACAAAAAGGATCTGGTTCGTTTTCTCCAAAATTGGCTTACAAACATAAATCTTCTAAATGGGGATTAGAATATACTTATCTTCAGTTCCAAACATCTAATGATTTTCTGGCTTACGGTTTTATTGGTGGACCGAGGTTTTCTTATCATTCGGATCGGTTAAGTAGCGCAGAGCACAAGTTAGTTGTAAAAATTTACGAAGAATATTCGAAAGAGTTTGGGTATAGTTGGGACTTTGGGATTAGAACAGGGTCATTTCAAACAAATTCTGTATTTTCTTCACAGTCTTTGGGGCAAACAGGACTTATGCGAGATTCGATGTGGTTTTTAGCACCTAGCGCTGGGTTACGGTTTTACCATAGGGTGCAAGAGGAATTTTCTTATGATGTAGGTGGAGATATGTTTGTGACTCCTATTGGTAGACTCAATTATAGGCGGGATATCATGACGGAGAACGGAGGTCTAACTCGATTTGTGGAATCGCAAGTGTCGCGAGGGGAGGCATATTCTTTATTTTCAGAAAAACCTTTACAAACATCTGTTGTAGGGTTAGATATTTTGGCCCAGGCGAATTGGACTCCTCTGACACATCATAAATTTCATTTTGGATTTCAAACAATCCAATACATTTGGAGAGCCAATGAATCTTCTGCACCAGGCATTCGTGCTGTAAATGAAGAGTCTTTTCTTTCTGGTGTCAGGGATTATTTTCTTAGTTCTGCGTTTTACGAGGCAGATGGATTAGACAAACGTTCTTCTCGAATTTATTCTATCGCGAATTTTTTCTTCGGATATACTTATGTGTTTTAGAGTTCATTTTTATTCGATATCCATTTTACTTGTTTCTTTTTTAGGGATGGGTTGCGGTATTTCGTTAAGAGTTTATCGTCCTTTCCCTAGTGAAAAATCCTTCGATTTTGTAAAAAAAATGGACCATATCCAAATTCAAGTTAAAGACGAAAATCGTATGAAGATGGGTGTTTATGATGGGTATTTTTTCCAACCAGAAGGATTGCCCAATGAATACGGACCACTTTCCTATTTGATACGGAAGGAGTTGTCAATCCGTGGGGAAAGGTTCCCATTGTTACTCGACCGTGGCGGGAAAATTTTTGTCGAAGAATTCCAGTTAGCTTCTGTTGACAGATGTTCCAAGAATTTAACGTTTGTTCGTTTGAAAGCAAGGATTCAAATTGTTGGTTATGCAGAGGAAGAATTTTCTTTTTATGATGAAATAAACTCGCATGTCACCAATTGTTATTTAACGGGTAGTCTTGTAACTGTTGTACCTCTAATTTGGTATGTCCCTTATAATGGTTTTCGAGGGAACAGGGAAGACCAATTGAATCAATTGGGACGAAATTCCTTGTCAGAATTTTTTTCTAAATTGGAATCTTTGTCAGGATATAACGGGAGATTACCTTTGGAAGATATGAAGGAGACATTGCCGATCAAACCAAAACAAAGTCCCACAAGACAAGAACCAGTGGATCCGAAATTAAAGGAAATTCTTGAGAGTTTATGAAATTTCAAGTTCTTTTCATTTTATTTTGGATTGGTTTTAGTGTAACGCAGTGTTATTCTTTAGAAAAACAATACAATTACGGAAACCCTTATTTACCAAGTCCAGAATTTACAGAAGACGATCCTCAATTTGAAGAAGGAGAGCCAGTATGGATTTTGGACCAAACTGGGAATTGGATTTTTTCTCTTCCTTCCAAACTAGTGCTTTGGAACCTTAAAGCAGACAATCATCATATTTCAAAAGAAACCAAAGAATATTTGATCCGTTATATCAAAGAAAATAATTTAAGAGATGTTAAAGTGCGGTTCAACCAATATGCACCACTTTCGGAATGGAAACGCCTTCCTAAAAATAAAAACATCAATCCAGTGGTTCGATATTTTTTTGGATCCATTTCTTTGTTAGCTTATACTTTTTTACCAGGGCGTTTGTTTGCGGGAATGATCGGTGGAGATCACTATAATTCCTTTACGAATACAATCAATGTGTATTCAGATTTGCCGCCTGTAGTCATCCATGAAGGAGGGCATGCGAAAGACTTTGCACAAAGAGAAAAAAGAACACTTTATGCGGCTGTTTATGCCATTCCTGTGGTTGGAGCCTTGTATCATGAAGCAAGGGCATCGGATGACGCCATTAATTATTTTGCCGAAAAAAATGACAAAGAGCAACTTGATTCTTCTTATGAATTACTCACTCCTGCTTATTCAACTTACGTAGGGGGAGCAATTGGAGATGTGGCCGCAAACCCTATCACTGCACTGACTGTAATTCCTGGGCATATTTATGGTCGTTATAAAAAACGAGATATAGACAAAGAATTAGAAAAACGAAAACAAAAGATCCAAATTAAGGAAAACCAGTGAATTTAAATCCAAGATCTAACTTCATTCAAAAATTCAATGCTCGCAGAGACCAACTAAAATCTCTATTATGTATTGGTCTCGATCCCGAATTGGAAAAGTTACCCAAAATCAGTTTGGATTCCAAAGCTCCTCTTGTCCATTTTACAGAAACTATCATTCGTTATACCCATTCTTATGCAGCGGCTTGGAAACCCAATGTGGCCTTTTTTGAAAGGTTAGGGGCAGAGGGGTATTTTGCATTAGAACATATGGTTCGTTTGATGAAAGAAGTGTCACCAGAAGTTCCCATTGTGATGGATGCCAAACGAGGGGACCTGGCCAATACTTCCAAAGAGTATGCTAAGTATTTTTTTGAAACATTGGGTGTGGATGCCTTGACGGTCAATCCATACATGGGTCGAGATAGTTTGGTTCCGTACCTAGACTTAGGTGGTTATATTTTTGTTCTCGGACTCACATCAAACCCTAGTTCACAGGACTTCCAAAAACAAAAACTTTTGGGTAAGGATCTCTACTTATATGAAGAGGTGAGTGACCAAATGGCAAAGTTAGCGGAGGAGTACCCAGACCAAGTGGGACTGGTGGTGGGAGGTACTCATCCATCTGAGATTCAGTCGTTACGGGTCCGCCATCCCGAATTGTATTTTCTGATCCCTGGGTTTGGTGCGCAAGGTGGGGATTTAAAATCGATAGTGCAAGCTTCGGGAAAACGTTCCTTGATAAATTCTTCTCGGGGAATTACTCTCAGTTCTTTAGAAGAAGATTTTGGTGAAGTAGCAAAAAAGAAATCAGAAGAAGTACATCTACAAATGAACCAACTCTTTCTCTAACGGTCTAATGACCAAA comes from Leptospira bandrabouensis and encodes:
- a CDS encoding DUF302 domain-containing protein, yielding MLGLTVHRKKSFEETIADTTEALKKEGFGVLTTIDVKNTLKEKIGVDFKRYTILGACNPGFAHKALQTADEIGLLLPCNVVVTEEKNGETKVSIFDPMTMTKLVQNPELEKIAKEVQEKLIQVIHLLHE
- a CDS encoding DMT family transporter; the protein is MGNVTLFAKLLPFPAVTIISGRALFSVLILGLFFWIRGKSVSYRSFKDFSFVFGIGILFALHWVTYFHSIQVSTVAVGMLSLFTYPVFSAILEPMFGGKRPDPFAFFLACFSFFGLFLIVPDLSWDNQMFQGVVWGVVSAVLYAIRNLLTKEMHVHYPSAQILFTQLIATSLVLLPFADGLFVMLAEPKYLVFQVVLAGVFTSLAHTIWIRSLSNLSVTTAGTLSTLSPIYGSLAAWYFLGEVPPDRLWLGGGVILFCAILEVFRKQAESGKREEEKLI
- a CDS encoding RNA polymerase sigma factor gives rise to the protein MKTSSEEELNLIERARTGDRRALESLLSKVQSWIYNVIRRILLNPQEAEDHTQEVLLKIATNLAAYDPTRASFKTWAYRISINHALNGKRGRLEEITTGFSDYANELEKMPNIEIPANELSRPENLVLIEEAKASCTLGMLLCLDREQRIALILADLMGLSDRESSELLEISNEAFRKRLSRARKDLYTFMDDKCGLINEKNPCRCSKKMKSFQNNGWIDPTNPRFSMPLLRRLKEQVEELHCEYEDFKRLEYQEIFRDHPYFETPPKILEELLAKYSPKI
- a CDS encoding methylmalonyl-CoA mutase family protein gives rise to the protein MNEFLFSDFPEVSTEDWKNQILKDLKGSPWDKVTWETEEGFRIEPFYRKEDLPELPRVYKRKPGWHVTETVTAESELTDLSKKGADAVVLVASGQTPLKPGLKIGSSADLERLAALTGNLPLVVSLEEKTPSFSDSLKKLSSSHNIVLGDFDPYGSALKNGELGTEENTINKSFASLSGTKGFAGVGIHSYFLRDAGASIGQELAYSLSWGVDYLNRHLNAGVSIEDASSNLWFWMGIGSDYFTEIAKFRAFRILWTEILNAYQVGLGESLPALIVARTSHFQFTAYDPHVNMLRGTTSAMSAVMGGADFVTVLPFDSEYSAQQELGKRIARNSQLLLRYESFLDKVEDPAAGSYYLEVLTKKLAETAWAQFQTLEKEGGFGEALKKGTIQKEISVRAEKKRNALANKKEILLGTNQYPLASERHPELKTSLERTNEQIATKKQSTYLPLLPVRLSFEFDKWRNLTDNHVAAGKKLPKVFLLSIGDLTMRKARAGFSSNFLGCLGYEIIDNLGFASVKEGVAKAKEQGCEIVVLCSSDEEYATYLPEFVSEMKSQLTNSWKLLAGYPKDLITQAESLGIDDFIHMKRNIVEFMEKAQTKWIGK
- a CDS encoding ferritin-like domain-containing protein — protein: MKSLKKTSFIEAVAAAIEHEVQCFNFYLKLSESLPEGQIRELFSQLALDGDEHIKFIKEIYKSAEGKELPNLKQLSEIEKFHSSTIQKVMERLDRNKNEEVKADERKALELAIREGEDARNFYATIRNKFQDPKINLLFQKLANFNESNNSLLEAQAMAMEQSAPADQVFYWEDEELLEQVNRSAKAASKPKVTKPASKPQTVKTKPSAKKTSKPANKKSAKKAAKKAVKKAVKKAKPAKKKGKKK
- a CDS encoding antibiotic biosynthesis monooxygenase family protein, yielding MLESLKSQGQDLLTLESLPQTTAIEIAIVECAIEDTEKYHQMRKQMLPLLQSQPGFLAWRAFRSKTREGILLDLLYWENVEDCHKAGETLQNSETGKEFFALMKQTLVFEMFERQTL
- a CDS encoding DUF2505 family protein; this encodes MKYQVTHTFPVSLEKLLHAREERYKHLDQFPDLKNVTLLEETKEGNIIRQKRKVSLEGSMPAVLSAALNDLSLLEESTFDITTNTHEFKISPPGKDNVFVIKGKSKYEANGAESKRSYDVDVVSSLLFVSPIVEKAIEEIHKHSLEKDRKSIAKFLGVES
- the pyrF gene encoding orotidine-5'-phosphate decarboxylase — translated: MNLNPRSNFIQKFNARRDQLKSLLCIGLDPELEKLPKISLDSKAPLVHFTETIIRYTHSYAAAWKPNVAFFERLGAEGYFALEHMVRLMKEVSPEVPIVMDAKRGDLANTSKEYAKYFFETLGVDALTVNPYMGRDSLVPYLDLGGYIFVLGLTSNPSSQDFQKQKLLGKDLYLYEEVSDQMAKLAEEYPDQVGLVVGGTHPSEIQSLRVRHPELYFLIPGFGAQGGDLKSIVQASGKRSLINSSRGITLSSLEEDFGEVAKKKSEEVHLQMNQLFL
- a CDS encoding lysoplasmalogenase codes for the protein MAKEIVLFVLYSIVHLFAIATITKEDVLYLPSKIIPILILNVALFRYFPSLGKRGKLIAIGLVFSLFGDSFLALPKQGYFVFGLGSFLIAQLIYSYAFTLDSKIKPILAIPFLLFGCSFFLILVPKLGSLLVPVGVYISAICLMGWRAAARNSNSKAFYLGLVGALVFILSDSIIAYSMFLKPDMDRFTASMGIMVTYYIAQLLIYSATKVEEIDHQTLKNT
- the speE gene encoding polyamine aminopropyltransferase, yielding MEIWYTEKLELEKGRAVSYRVTKTIESLQSPFQKIDIFETQSFGRMFTLDGVTMVTNKDEHSYHEMIAHIPMMSHPNPESVLVIGGGDGGTVREVLKHPSVKEVVLCEIDKAVVDISYKYFPECADAMKDPKVIHHYDDGAKFARDNKGRFDVILVDSSDPVGPAEVLFKEPFFRDMASALKPTGIIATQAESFWYHGDVISSLFDFIPKIFPEYGYYYTTIPTYPSGIIGFTFLSNAIDPYSVTPDPKRVPKGLKYYSPEIHKAAFVLPEFAKAYIKRKG